A region from the Arachis ipaensis cultivar K30076 chromosome B01, Araip1.1, whole genome shotgun sequence genome encodes:
- the LOC107647350 gene encoding serine/threonine-protein phosphatase 7 long form homolog: MVRNFTKLEEHIIEYLDHPQLAIRNLLPRKLDPLDTFNEVAAAALTLTGFQHVSQVGEMRGHSALLSASVERWKPETHTFHLSVGELMVTLEDVSYIFGLPINGEAVTGRSDSSHQFLVENCIACFGRESDPEDHVLGKVNIAWVRRCRDTEKRGAF; the protein is encoded by the exons ATGGTGCGTAATTTTACCAAACTGGAAGAACATATTATTGAGTATTTGGATCATCCTCAATTg GCTATCAGGAATTTGTTGCCTAGAAAACTGGATCCGCTAGATACCTTTAACGAGGTAGCTGCAGCGGCACTGACATTGACTGGGTTTCAACACGTTTCGCAAGTAGGCGAAATGAGAGGTCACTCTGCACTACTGAGTGCTTCGGTGGAACGCTGGAAGCCAGAGACTCACACATTTCATCTTTCGGTTGGTGAATTGATGGTGACGCTAGAAGATGTGAGCTATATTTTTGGTCTCCCGATTAATGGGGAGGCCGTTACGGGTAGATCAGATAGCAGTCACCAGTTTTTGGTGGAAAACTGCATTGCGTGTTTTGGTCGGGAGTCCGATCCGGAAGATCACGTGTTGGGGAAGGTTAATATTGCTTGGGTCCGGCGGTGCAGAGACACCGAGAAACGGGGAGCGTTTTAA